In the Lagenorhynchus albirostris chromosome 16, mLagAlb1.1, whole genome shotgun sequence genome, TCTACCTCTGATTCTAACAAAAGTAGGAACACAAAAAAGGGGCTGAggtctaagaggaaaaaaaaaatggtacagcaCATATAGCAACCAAAGTTAGCAACCTCACTCCTGTAGACATTTGCACCCCTGAACAAGAACAACACTCCCATTTCATACAAGTGTAAGCAGAAAACTAACTTACCCACTCCCACAGTTAGCATTTGCTCTGCCTTTAGAACCTAGGTCCAATCCAAGACTCTTTTGCTATGCCCCATTGCACAGTAATCTTATATTACAAAGCAAAAAGcaaattttatgtgtatacatacacacacacacacacacacacgtatgtgtgtgtttccctcCAAGCTAGATACTCAATTCAAGGAACTACAGTTGAAGTATCCAACCTACTCTGTACTAAAATGCTTGCCATACCTTCATTTGCCAAAGAATATAAGAGTAAGTTATATCAGGTTCCCTAAGGGCTTGTTTCCTAATGTGACATTTTCAATAAAACATTACTGCTTTAAGCACAGAAATAGTTCTCACAAATACCATAAATCCGCTACTTCAAAAGTGCTCAGTTAACGTTCCAAACTGTCTGAAACACTCCTTATGCTAGAAAAATGTCCTTTAATATGCATCTTGAATACAAGGCTATCCATAAGCTTATGTATAGGTATCAACACTGTAATAAATGAACAATGTTCAACTATAAGGTCGTGGAGGGAGTTATTTATATCGTCCCCTCAAAGCATGTattgattcattcactcagcagatGTTTACTGAaccctattatatgccaggcagtgCACGAGGTGATGGATACACAAAGATGAACAGACCCAGTCCTTGCCCCTAAGTGGCTCTGTCTGGGTAAAAGATCTAGACACTCAAAGACTTCTAAAACAACGGGTAAACATAAAGATCTGGGTAGGCACAGGTGCTGTGGGAGCCCTGAGCAGGGGCTCCTAGTGCAGCTGAGGTGAAGAGATGCTTCCCAGCACGGACAGAGGCCTGAGGAAAGCCTAaagcaggggtgggagtggagcaGTCGGGGGCCGAAccgagggaaggagggaatgacAGGGACAGTGTGGGTAAAGGCGAACAATACGAACAGTCCCTCCCTCCGATTGAGTCTTGTCCAGATTTTGTATCACCTTAGGCCACCTTATGCCACCTGACCCAACATCTGCAGAGACCTGAGGCACAAGCCCCACACGTGCACCCGTGGAAGTTGATCTTGCCAAGTGCCCATATCAACAATGCCACCAAGCCTTTGTGTCGGAACCGCCATCTTCCAGTAATTCGCCAAAATGACCAacacaaagggaaagagaaggggcACCCACTACATGTTCTCTAGGCCTTTTAGAAAACATGGAGTTGTTCCTTTGGCCTCATACATGCGAATCTACAAGAAAGGTGATATTGTAGATATCAAGGGAATGGGCACTGTTCAAAAAGGAATGCCCCACAAGTGTCCCCATGGCAAAACTGGGAGAGTCCACAATGTTACCCAGCATGCTGTTGGCACTGTTGTAAACAAGGGCAAGATTCTTGCCAAGAGAATTAATGTGCGTATTGAGCATATTAAGCACCCTAAGAGCCGAGATAGCTTCCTGAAACGGGTGaaggaaaatgatcagaaaaagaaggaagccaaagagaaaggGACTTGGGTTCAGCTGAAGCGCCAGCCTGCTCCACCCAGGGAAGCACACTTCGTGAGCACCAGTGGAAAGGAGCCTGAACTGTTGGAACCCATTCCCTATGAAGTCATGGCATGATaggtgtaaagaaaataaaagacctgaactgttaaaaaaaaaaaaaaaagccaccaatTCAGGCCTGCTGCCTGGCAACGCCCACCTTTCACATCCTCAGGGCAACAAATACTGTACCAGAGTCTGCAGGACCCAAGAAACATGGGGGTAGAAACACTGAGCCTTCCAGTATTTCCAGAACTTCCATGATGTCTAAGACGAgagtaaacagattttttttcctgtgccatCACAGGACGGTCCTGCCTGCATCTCAGGATCTGGATTTCTACAGACAGAATCTACTATGTGGTCGAGCCTCAAGCAGCAAGTCTTGTGAGAAAGTGTTCCAGAATATCTGCCCATCAAAACGCCCAGGTGGAGCTCGCCTTTTCTCCACGGCCAAAAAAGGGAGGAGCCGCCAGCCCTGATCTAGGCCGAGGCAAAGCCAAGGGGCAGCATCTCTGAAAGACAAGCGTTAGGAAAGGGGCATAAAGGGGAGTGAAGACCAAATATGTGGCCATGGTTAGGGTTCAGGGTCAAGGTCCGTTCGAGAAAATAAGGAAGCATCCCTGGATCTTAACTGGTGGGCAGGTTCCCAAATCTGGCTGaaaattagaatcacctggaaaaccAGAACCCTTTCTTGGGCCTCAGAcccattaaatctgaatttctggTTTGGAGGCACAGGAACTATTCAGGTGATTGTGATGCCTAGACTCTGATACTCATTTGGAAAAGGGTATCTTTCACCCTTTTCCAGAACACTCTTTCACCCTCCAGAACAATCTCAACATTATTAGTTCAGCATCTTTCCAGCAGGATTCAAGGATCCAGGCTTTGGGGGAGTTGCACATCCTTAGTATGTTTACCCACTCCCTAAATCACACTGTCACAACCATCACTTTACTcctttttattctaaataaaaatagaaggcCAGCAGCCAGGATGGCAACTGGGTAAGCGAAGCcagcctccctctctgccctcgTCGCTATACATCATGACCCAACGCTGGGGCATCCAGATGATCTACTGGAGTTGTCCAGCCTCAGCAGATCTGAGCCCTTGCACACCTGTGTAGGCTCACCCTGGTAGAGCAAAGGGTCGGGGAGCATCTGGTCACCAAGGTGGCCTTTGAGGAACCACTCCAAGGCACACAGCACTCTGATCAGATCCTTACTGCCCACCAAAGAGCAGGACACTGCAGGTCCATGCAATGCCTGGAAACCTGCCAAGCCAGCCGAGCACTTCCATTCCCGGATTTCCACTTGTGGTCAAGAAACG is a window encoding:
- the LOC132507138 gene encoding large ribosomal subunit protein eL21-like, with the translated sequence MTNTKGKRRGTHYMFSRPFRKHGVVPLASYMRIYKKGDIVDIKGMGTVQKGMPHKCPHGKTGRVHNVTQHAVGTVVNKGKILAKRINVRIEHIKHPKSRDSFLKRVKENDQKKKEAKEKGTWVQLKRQPAPPREAHFVSTSGKEPELLEPIPYEVMA